The candidate division WOR-3 bacterium genome window below encodes:
- a CDS encoding epoxyqueuosine reductase — translation MKIRETVNKYLRKGHDHVIGYADLRNLLTGKYTQYGYGIVFGRRLDDSVIDSIETGPNVDYYNLYQAVNVELAEIARSVAAELCDNGVEAVSIAPTLTASDRNEHFDRTLSLDFSHKMVATRAGLGWIGKSGLLITYDYGPRVRLVSVLLDYPVDCCREPVLKSECQDCDLCVQNCPANALSGKEWDITTRREEFFDAFACREKCRELGDYIGKGIRLCGICVSVCPVGKR, via the coding sequence ATGAAAATACGTGAGACAGTGAACAAATATCTGCGTAAGGGGCATGACCATGTTATTGGTTATGCCGACTTGAGGAATCTTTTAACCGGGAAATATACACAATACGGCTATGGCATTGTTTTTGGACGCAGATTGGATGATTCGGTAATCGATTCGATCGAAACAGGCCCGAATGTAGATTATTACAATTTATATCAAGCAGTGAATGTTGAACTCGCCGAAATTGCCAGGAGTGTAGCGGCGGAACTCTGTGACAACGGTGTCGAGGCCGTAAGTATTGCGCCGACCTTGACGGCTTCAGACCGGAACGAACACTTCGACCGGACCTTGAGTTTGGATTTTTCGCACAAAATGGTGGCTACCCGAGCGGGCCTGGGCTGGATCGGCAAGAGCGGTTTGCTTATTACTTATGATTACGGCCCCAGGGTGAGGTTGGTCAGTGTGCTCCTCGATTATCCGGTCGATTGCTGCCGCGAGCCAGTATTGAAGAGCGAATGTCAAGATTGTGATCTTTGCGTGCAAAATTGCCCGGCAAATGCTCTTTCTGGCAAAGAATGGGATATAACGACAAGAAGGGAAGAGTTCTTCGATGCCTTCGCATGCCGGGAAAAGTGCCGTGAATTAGGTGATTATATTGGGAAGGGTATTCGTCTCTGCGGGATTTGTGTTTCAGTTTGCCCTGTTGGCAAGCGCTGA